The stretch of DNA TTCGAGCGTTACCTGACGCTCGGTTCGCGCCGCGGGGTTGACCTCACGTTGTTGCGCGAACGCGTCGCCCGCCTGAGGCGACAGGAGGACCGCGAGTGAGAGCGTACAAAGGTGTCGTAGAGGGCGGCGTGGTGGTTCTCAAGGATTGCAAGCTGCCCGAGGGAACGGTTGTGACCATCACGGTGGGCGAGGGCGAACTGCTGCGCGCCACCATTGCCAGCGCCCTGAAGCGGCCCAAAAAGCTGCGGGTGCGCCTGAGGCCCGAGCCGGGGGGGCTGACCCTGGCTGCGCATTCGAGCCGCAAGGTCGTGAAGTGAGGCGATCTCTTCTGGTTCGGCGGATTCGTATATGCCCCACGTGACCCTGGTGCCCACTCCGGTGGGCAACCTTTCCGATATCACCCTGCGCGCCCTCGAGGTTCTCAAGAACGCCGACGCGGTGGCCGCCGAGGATACCCGGGTAAGCGGCTCGCTGCTGCGGCACTACGGGATCGACAAGCCGCTGGTGCGCCTTGATCAGCACACCATGCGTTCTCGAGCCCCCGGGGTTCTCGAGCAGTATCCCCGACTGGCTTTCGTGACCGATGCCGGAACGCCGGGTATCTCGGATCCCGGTGAGGAACTGGTGCGCATCGTCCTCGAGGCGGGCGGCACGGTGGAGGTGCTGCCCGGTGCGACCGCGCTGATTCCGGCGCTGGTGCTGTCGGGCTTTTCGACCGCGCGCTTTCACTTCGAGGGGTTCATGCCGCGCTCGGGCAGAGAGCGGCGCGAGCGGCTGGCCGAACTGGTCGATCGCACGGTCACCTCGGTGTTTTATGAAAGCCCGCACCGCCTGGTGGATACGCTCGAAGAGCTCGCGGCCCTGGCCCCGGGACGCGCGGTGTCGGTGACGCGCGAACTCAGCAAGAAGTTCGAGGAGACCTACCGCGGCAGCCTCGAGGAGGCCGCTGCGCACTTTGCGGGCGGGGTGAAGGGTGAGGTGGTGGTGGTTCTCTCGGGGGCAGCGCCGCGTGACCCGCACGCCGGGGTGGATTTTCGGGGGCTGGCACGGGCGGCGGCCCTGGAAGGCAAGTCCACGCGGGAGATCCGGGACCTGCTGGTTCAGTCCGGTTTACGTAAGAACGACGCTTATGTGTTAGCGTTGGAGGCGATCGGCGCGGCGCAGTAAATCATTCGTAGTCCAGGCGCCCGCCACAGCGAGGTACTTGCATGAAGCGAATCGCAGTCCTGACCAGCGGCGGCGACGCGCCGGGCATGAACGCGGCCATCCGCGCCGTTGTGCGCTCGGCCGCCTGCCAGGGCATCGAGGTGGTCGGCGTCCGCCGCGGTTTCACCGGCACGATCGAGGGCGACTTACGCCTGCTCGGTCCGCGTGACGTCGCCAACATTATCCAGCGCGGTGGCACCATCTTGGGCACCGCCCGCTCGCACCGCTTCCGCAGCCCCGAAGGCCGTGCCCAGGCCGCCGAGAACCTGCGGAACTTCGGAGTGGAGGGCCTGGTGGTGATCGGCGGGGACGGCTCGTTCCACGGTGCCCACTACCTGATGGAAGAACAGGGCATTCCGGTGGTCGGCCTGCCCGGCACCATCGACAATGACCTGTACGGCACCGATTACACCATCGGCTATGACACCGCCGTGGAAACGGCCCTGGGGGCCATCGACAAACTGCGTGACACCGCCGCCTCGCACGACCGCATCTTCGTGGTGGAGGTCATGGGCCGCAAGGCCGGCCACATCGCTCTGGACGTGGCCATCGCCGGGGGGGCCGAGGAGGTCTTGATTCCCGAGGACAACCTGCCGATCGAACGCGTGATCGAGTCGATCCGCCAGAGCATCGAGCGCGGCAAGACCTCCTCGATCGTGATCGTGGCAGAGGGCGTGGATGGCGGCGCGATGCGGGTGCGCGACCTGATCGAACAGGGAACCGGACTCGAGGCGCGCGCGACCATCTTGGGCCACATTCAGCGCGGCGGAACGCCCACCTCGGCCGACCGCATCCTGGCGAGCCGTCTGGGCGACGCGGCCGTGAGTGCCCTGGCCTCGGGCACCCGCGGCGTGATGCTGGGCATCGTGAACAACCGCATCGTGGAAACCCCGCTGCCCGAAACCTGGGAGCGGCACAAGGACGTGAACCGGGAACTGTACCGCTGCGCCAAGATATTGGCGATCTGAAGGTACGACCTCGGCAACAGGGCAGCCCGGAACTTCCGGGCTGCCCTGTGCCGTTCGAGGCGGCGGCCTGCGTCTCCCCTGCCCTGACCCTCGAGGCCGCCCGGACATACCGGATGTGGTATGCCTGAGCGTTTTCGCGTACTGCGCGACAAATTTTCCTCTTTAGCCCGTACAATGAGCCATGCTGTTTTCCCGCCTTGCCCTTGCGCAGCGCGAGCGGGCCACCCTGGCCCCCTACGCCACCTTCTCGGACCAGAGCCGGGGCCGCCGTTTCGAAGAAGCCGAGAGTGCTTTCCGCACCCCGTTCCAGAAGGACCGCGACCGGGTGCTGCACACCACCGCCTTCCGCCGCCTCGAGTACAAGACCCAGGTGTTCGTGAACTACGAGGGCGACTACTACCGGACCCGCCTGACCCACACCCTCGAGGTGGCCCAGGTGGCGCGCTCGCTCTCGCTGGCTTTGGGCCTCAACGAAACGCTGGCCGAGACCATCGCGCTCGCCCACGACCTGGGGCACCCGCCTTTCGGGCACGCGGGCGAGCACATTCTGGACCAGCTGATGCGCGCGCGCGGGGCGGGAGGCTTCGAGCACAACCGTCAGAGCCTGCGGATCGTGACCAAGCTCGAGAAGCGCTACCCGGACTTCGAGGGCCTGAACCTGTCCTGGGAGACCCTCGAGGGCATCGTAAAGCACGAGACGGTGTACGACGCGCCCGATGGGGCGGGCACCGCGGACGAGTACGAGCCGCAGTGGCGGCCCAGCCTCGAGGCGCAGGTCGCCAACGTGTCCGATGAGACCGCGTACAACGCGCACGACCTCGACGACGGGCTGCGCAGCGGCCTGATCACCCCGACCGACTTGGTGGGCCTGCGGCTGTGGGACCACTTCACCTCCGAGCTGGGTTTTGATCCGTACCGGGTCAGCGAGCTCGAGCGGCGCATCCTGATCCGTGAGTTGCTCGGCTGGATCATCACCGACCTGATCGAGGAGAGCCAGCGGCGCCTCGAGGCAGCCGGAATCCGCACCCTCGAGGACGTGCGGGCGCACCGAGCTCCCCTGATCGGTCACACCCCCGAGGCCGAGGCGATGCTCAAAGAGCTCAAGGCCTTCTTGTACGAGCGGCTGTACCACCACTATCGGGTGGTGCGGCAGGTGCACAAGGCCGAGCATTTCCTGACCACGCTGTTTGGGGCTTACACCTCGCGGCCGGCGATCCTGCCGCCGGAGGTGCGGGCGAACATCGAGCGCCGGGGCCTCGAGCGGGCGGTGTGCGACTATCTGGCGGGCATGACCGACCGCTATGCCATGGACGAGTACACCCGGCTGTACGCCCCCTATCAGCGCACCTGAGAACGCTTGACAGTCTCTGCGAAGGGTGCTACACTGCCTTTCGCTTGCTCACGGGAGTAGCTCAGTTGGTTAGAGCGCACGCCTGATAAGCGTGAGGTCGGCAGTTCAAATCTGCCCTTCCGTACCACCTAATAAAGCCCCGGGTTACCGGGGCTTTATTTTTTGATCTGCGTGGACAGGGCGGTATTCGGAACACCTGCTCGTAACGAGCGTGTCCAGCGACTTTGCCCGTTCTTCATGAGAAAAAGCCGACCCTATTGGACCGGGTAAAGCTGCTAAGATATGCGGAACCGCGCCGTCGGCGCGACCATTGCCACCTTATTGTGCTTTGAACCACAAATCCCCTGAGCCTCGCCAGGTCCGTTGCGAGGCCGGTCTCCCAGACCGCCAAGGAGTTGCATGAGCGATAAGTACGTCGAAGTCATCCCGCTGGGAGGGATGGGCGAGATCGGCAAAAACATGTTTGCCTTCCGGTACGCCGACGAGATTCTGATCGTCGACGGCGGCCTCGCCTTTCCTGACGCCCACATGCTGGGCATCGATCTGTTGATCCCCAAGATCGACTACCTGCAACAGAACGCCGACCTGATCAAAGGCTGGGTTCTGACCCACGGGCACGAGGATCACATCGGCGCGATGCCGTACATCGTGCCCCGTCTGCCACGGGTCCCGATCTACGGTGCCCGCCTGACCCTGGGCCTGCTCAAGGAGAAGTTTGCCGAGTTCGGCATCAAGGACACCATGGTGGACCTGCGTGAGGTCGACCCGGACGAGAAGCTGCGCATCGGCAAGCACTTCACCGTGGACCTGTTCCGCATCACCCACTCGATCCCGGACAACTCGGGCATGGTGATTCACACCCCGGTCGGACGCATCGTGCACACCGGCGACTTTAAGATCGAGCATCATCCACCGGACGGCAAGCCCAGCCACCTCGCCAAGATCGCGGCGGCCGGCAGCGAGGGCGTGCTGCTCCTCATCTCGGATTCCACCAACGCCGAGCGTCCCGGACAGACCACCTCCGAAGCCGAGGTGGCCTCGACCATCGACAAGATCGTGTCCTCGGCCAAGGGCCGGGTGTTCGTCACCACCTTCGCGTCGCACACGCACCGAATCCAGAACATCTTGCAGATCGCCGAGAAGCACCGCCGCCGCGTGGTGATGGAAGGCCGCTCGATGATCAAGTACGCCCAGGTGGCCCAGAGCCTGGGCTACATGAAGCTCAGTCACCCCCTGATCTCTACCGACGAGATGGGGGACCTCGCCGACGATCAGGTGCTGTTCCTGTGCACCGGATCGCAGGGTCAGCCGATGAGCGTGCTCTCGCGGCTCGCCATGGGCACGCACGCCAAACTGGCCCTCAAGCGCGGCGACACCGTGATCATGTCCTCGAGCCCTATCCCTGGCAACGAGGAAGCGGTCAACACGGTCATCAACCGCCTGTACGAGATCGGCGTGGAGGTCTACCATCCGCCGACCTACCGTGTGCACGCCTCGGGACACGGCAGCCAGGAAGAGCTCAAGCTGATCTTCAACCTGACCACCCCGCGCTACTTCCTGCCCTGGCACGGCGAGCCGCGCCACCAGGTCAACCATGCCCGCCTGGCCCAGAGCATGCCCACGCCCCCGCAGCGCACCATCATCGCGCGCAACGGCGACGTGGTACGGGTGGGACGCGACGAGTTCAAGGTGACCGGCCGCGTCCCGGCCGGCGCGGTGTACGTGGACGGCCTGGGTGTGGGCGACATCTCCGACGAGATCATCCAAGACCGCATGGCCATGAGCGGCGACGGGGTGCTCATCGTCACCGCCGTGCTGCACCCCACGCCGCACGTCGAGCTGATCTCGCGCGGCTTCGTAAAGTCCAACCGCGACCTCGAGGCCAGCATCCGCAAGGTGGCGGTCGAGGTGCTCGAGACCGGTGTGCGCGAGAAGCGCCGCATGGAAGACATCCGTGACGACCTCTACGGTGCGGTGCGCCGCTTCGTGCGCAAGGTTACCGGACGCAACCCGGTCCTGATTCCGGTGCTGGTGGAATAAACTCTGGCGGCTGCTTTCCTGCAAGAGGGCGGCGGCTGTCAGCCGCCGCCCTCTTGTTTGCGCCTGGGTTGAGCGATCGGTCATGATCGCTCGTGCACGCCTGTTCCTCATGCGATACTTAAACATGACCTTCCGCCTGCTCGTCCTCGCTGTGACCGTGGCCTGCTCCACGGCCTTTGCGGCCAAGCCCATCTCGTTGGTGTTCAGTGCCAAGCTTCCGGTGCTGGGACTGGGGCTGGACGACCACCTGACCGTGGTGCGCCGCCTCGAGATTCCCCAGGAGCGCTCGGACCAGCTGCGCCGCGCCAGACGCATCACCCCGTCCCTGCGCGCCGACCTCGAGCGTTTTGCGCGCGGCATCGACCGCGCGCCCGCCGACACCCGCTTTGAAGCGCTGAAGAACCGTTGGGGAGCCGTACAGCGCGACGGCTGGACCGTGGACCTCGCGGCCACCGAAACGGCCCTGCTCGAGGTGCTGCAAGACGCCTCGAGGGGGCAGGTGAACGTGGTGTACACCTCGACCCCGCCCACGCGCACGGTCGAGTTCTTCCGTAAACGCGGCATCATGACGCTGTTGGGCGAAGGGGTCAGCAGTTACGCGGGCAGTTCAGCGGCCCGCGTCACCAACATCCACGTAGGAGCCCGCAACTTCCAGGACCGCCTGTTCGAAGGCGAGGTGTTTTCCTTCAACCGGATGGTGGGAAACATCAACGCCAGGGCCGGGTACGTAGCGGGCATCGTGATCAGCGGGGACAGCACCGCCAGCGGCGTGGGCGGCGGCATCTGCCAGGTGTCCACCACCGTGTTCCGCAGCCTGTTCGCCGCCGGCCTGCCGATCAAGGAGCGCAAGAATCACTCGTATCAGATTCACTACTACCACCCGACCGGGCTGGACGCGACCATCTATCAGCCCACCGTAGATCTGAAGTTCACCAACGACACCCAGGGGGCGCTGTGGTTCCAGACCGAATGGGATGACCGCCGCGCCCGACTGGTCGTCCGCACGTTCGGCAAACCGCGGCGCGAACGGGTTGTGATCGGCGACCCGGTGATCCTCTCCTCTACCCCCGTTCCGCCCAACCGTTTCGTAACCGACGCGCGCCTGGCCCCCGGACAAACCCGGCTGCTCGAGGGCGGTGCGCGTGGGGCCGTGGTTCAGGTGACCCGCCGTTTCGAGGACCCGGCCAGCGGCCAGTTGATCCGTAGCGAAACGCTGCGCAGCAACTACCGTCCCTGGCCCAATACCTACGCCATCGGACCCGCTTCGGATTCGAGTGCGCGGGTTTCGTCCTCCGCACGCTGAGCCGCTACAGCACGGAGGGCAGGCCCTGCGGCCTGCCCTCCTCTTTTACATTCTCGCGAACGCCTAGCCCTGGTAACCCAGCAGTTCCAACAGGCGGTCCAGCTCTTCTCTCGAGTGAAAGCTCAGCTCGAGGCGCCCTTTGTCTTCGCCCTTGATGCGCACCTTGGCCCCGATCTGACGGCTGAGATCGCGCTCGATGTGAGCGTGCGCCCGGGGCACCAGTTCGTTGGTGGGGCGCGGCTCGCGCCGCAGCGCCTCGGCCTCGCGCACGGTCAGCTTCTTGCGCAAGATGGTCTGCAGCGCCCAGTCACGGTCCTCCTCGGGCTGGGCCAGGATCGCACGGGCATGACCGGCGCTGATCTCCCCCGCTTCGAGGGCCTCGAGCGCTGCGGCGGGCAGACTCAGCAGACGCAGGGCGTTGGCGACCGTGGAGCGGCCCTTGCCCACCGCCTGCGCCACCTCTTCCTGGCTGAGCCCGCGTTCGAGCAGCGCAGCGTAGGCGCGTGCCTCCTCGATCGGTCCCAGATCCTCGCGCTGCAGGTTCTCAACAATCGCGACCTCGAGGGCTTCACGGTCACTCATGTCCCGCACGATCGCCGGGATCTCGCTGAGTCCTGCGAGCTGCGCCGCCCGCCAGCGTCGCTCGCCGGCCACGATCTCGAAGGCGTTGTCTTCGGCGCGTGGGCGCACCAGGATCGGCTGCAGCACCCCTTTCTCGCGGATCGAGGCAGCAAGGTCAGCCAGGGCCTCGGGCTCGAAAGTCTGCCGCGGCTGGTAGGCCGCCTGCACGATGCGCTCGATGCTCAGGCTCTGGGCCCGCAGGCCGGGCACTTCGCTCACCGCGCCCGGGCGGGAGAGCAGGGCGTCAAGGCCGCGTCCCAGACTAGACTTTTTGGACACGCTGCATCACCTCCTCGGCCAGACGACGGTAGGCGCTGGCCCCGCTCGAGAGCGGCGAGTACAGGTTGATCGGTTTGGCGTACGAGGGAGCCTCGGAAAGCCGTACGTTGCGTGGCACCACGCTCCAGAACACCAGTTCCCCGAAGTGCGCCCGCACGTTCTCCTCGACCTGCTGCGCCAGGTTGGTGCGGCTGTCGAACATGGTGATGACCATGCCCAGGATGCGCAGCTCCGGATTCAGGCGCTCGCGTACCCGTTCGACGCTCTCCAGCAGTCCGGCCACGCCCTCGAGGGCGTAGTACTCGGCCTGCAAAGGAATGATCAGCGCGCCCGCCGCCGCGAGCACGTTGATGGTGAGCGGTCCCAGGCTGGGGGGCGCGTCGATCAGCACGACCTCGTAGCCCTCGAGGCGGCCCAGCAGATCGCGCAACGCGTAAGGCGTTTCGGTGAGTTCGACCGTCGCTCCGGCCAGATCGGGCGTGGCCGGCAACAGGTCCAGGTTCTCCTGCGGAGTCGATTGGATCAGCTCTCTTAAGCGCTCGGGTTCGGCCAGAGCCTGGTACACCCCTTCCTCGACGCCACGCGCACCGAGTCCGCTCGAGGCGTTGGCCTGAGGATCGAGGTCGACCAGCAGCACCCGCCGTCCGGACGCCGCCAGGTAAGCAGCGAGGTTGACGCCGGTGGTGGTCTTGCCGACCCCGCCTTTCTGGTTGACGATGCCGATGATCTTCACAGACGCTCCTGTCGTCCCGGGCCGGAGCCGTCGGGATGGGCTTGAGGTAGACCGTTTCACAATCGCTTCAGCTTCAAATGTACCAGATCGGCGTCGCTATCAAGCTGCAAACGCTCGAAGGCCAGCACGCACGGTCCCAGTTCGGCGGGCGGGGTCCAGCCGGCGGGCCGGCGGGTGATCAGATGCCACTCATCGGTGGTCACGGTGTCCAACAACGCCATCAGACCGGGCAGATCGGCCACCGCCTGTGCCGTCACCCACTCCAGCCGTTTCGGAAACCGGCGCACATCCCCGGGGAAGACCTCGGCGTTCTTCAGGCCCAACTGAGCCACCGCAATCTTCAGGAACGAGGCGCGACGCCGACGGATCTCACACAGGTGCACGGTCAGATCTGGGCGGGCCAGGGCCAGCGGAATTCCAGGCAGACCTCCGCCCGACCCGACGTCCAGTACCTCGGCTCCCTGCGGCAGGAAATCGCCGTAACGCCGGGCCGAGGCGATGTGCAGATCAAGGTCCCGCTGTACGGCGGGACCAAAAAGATCAAGGGCGGCGGCGTAGCGCAGCGCCAGGGTTTTATACTCCTGTTTCACGTGAAACACCCTTGTGCTGCTTCAGGTGGATCAGCAGCGCGTTGACATCCGAGTTGCGAATTCCCGGAATGCGCGCTGCCTGTCCGACCGTCGAGGGCCGCAACCGCTCGAGCTTCTCGCGTGCCTCGTTGGACAGCGAGGCCACCCGGCCGTAGTCCACACCCTCGAGGCTCTTCTCGCCGTGCTTGCGTTCAACCTCGAGTTGCGCCCGGCTGCGGTCGATATAACCCGCGTACTTTACCCGGATCTCCAGGCTCTCGCGCTCGGTCCAGCTCAGATCCTGCGGCAGCTCGATGCCGAGAGGGGAGAGGTCGTCCACGTGAATTTCGGGTCGCTTGAGCCACTGTTCGCCGGTGATTCCCTGGTGACGCTGGGTGCGCAGCACCTCCGCAGCGCGCTCGATGCGGGCGTACTTCGCCTGCACCTCGTGCAGGCGTGCCTCGTCGATCAGGCCCAACTCGTGCGCGAAGGACGAGAGCCGCTCGTCCGCGTTGTCCTGACGCACCAGCAGTCGGTGTTCCACCCGACTGGTCATCATGCGGTACGGCTCGTCGGTACCCTTGAATACCAGATCATCGAGCATCACACCGATATAGCCTGTTTCACGTGAAACATGTCGTTCCTCGAGACCGTGGGCACGTCTGGCAGCGGCAGTTCCGGCAATCAGACCCTGGGCCGCCGCCTCCTCGTAGCCGCTGGTGCCGTTGATCTGGCCGGCAGTGAACACTCCGGGCATCCGGCGCGACTCGAGATTGAGGGTCAGCTCGGTTGACTCCACCACATCGTATTCGACCGCATAGGCGTAACGTTGAATCACCGCACGTTCAAATCCGGGCAACGACCGTACCAGTTCTTCTTGCAACTGGGGCGGCAGACTGCTCGAGAAGCCCTGCAGGTACACCTCGCTGGTATCCACACCGTCGGGTTCCACGAACAGCAAGTGCCGGTCGTGGTGCGCGAAACGCACGATCTTGTCCTCGATCGAGGGGCAGTAACGCGGTCCTAAGCCCTCGATGTCCCCGGCGTACATCGGCGACTCGTGCAGGTTCTCGAGAATCAGCCCGTGCGTGCGCGGCGTGGTATGGGTCTGCCAGGTGGGGCTGCGCCGCGCATCCGGCCCTTCTACTCCGCTGAAGGTGTGAACCGGGTCATCTGCCGGAATTTCGAGCAGTGCGGTGAAGTTCACCGAGTCTGCACGCACGCGCGGAGGAGTGCCGGTCTTGAAGCGCTTGAGGCGGTGCCCGGCACGTTCGAGCGCGGCCGACAGATACCTCGAGGGCGGCTCGCCCTGGCGCCCCTCGTTCCTCGAGTGGCGCCCGTACCAGGTAAGACCGCGCATAAAGGTTCCGGCTGCCACCACCACCGAACGCGCCCAGAACGATCGTCCGTCGGTGGTGAACACCTGCCAGCCCCCCTGCTCGGGGAACAGGTCCGCCGCCTCACCGCGCAGGATCTCGATGCCCGGGTTTCCCAGCACGTAATGCTGGGCCCGTTCGGCATAGCGATCGCGCTCGTTCTGAACCCGCAGGCTGTGCACCGCGGGTCCCTTGGAGGCGTTGAGAATTCGGGTATGAATGGCGGTGTCGTCGGCAATGCGTCCCATCAGACCGCCCAGGGCATGCACCTCGGCGACCAGTTGACTCTTGCCCGGACCGCCGACCGCCGGGTTGCACGGCATGCGCCCGATGGTCGCCGGGTTGGCGATCATCAGCGCCACCGGACCGAACTTGGCGGCGGCATGCGCTGCCTCGATCCCGGCGTGGCCGCCTCCGATAACGATGACTGGGTAACGCGCCTGCATATCCTTCCCACTCTAGCGTACCCGGAGGCCCTCGAGGTAACGTCGCTCACTCCCGGAACGCAACGAGGCTATTAGTAGTTCCCCACAGCTGTGGAAAAGTCATTCACAGCGTCTGGGAGCGGCACTCGACCCCGAGAGGCTTTGCCTATATTATGAGGCGTGCAACCTTAAGGAAAGGGGTGCCGAATATCTCGCAGGAAATCTGGTCCGACGTTCTAGACTACGTGCGCAAAAGCATTTCCGACGTGGAATACCACACCTGGTTCGCGCATGTACGCCCGCTGGGCGTACAGGGTGGGGAGCTGGTGTTGGGCGTGCGCAACTCCTTTGCCCAGGAGTGGTTTCGTGACCACTACCTGGATCTGCTGGAAAACGCGCTGCGCCACCTCGGAGCGCAGCATCCCAAGGTGAGCTTTCAGGTGCTCCCGGCCGTGCAAGACGCCATGATCCTGCCCGAACCCCGGGAGCCGGAGCCACGCTCGGCCAGGGCGGGAACCCCCGCGGCCCCTGCGGGCGACAACCTGCGAAAGAACCTGAACCCGAAGTACGTCTTTGAGCACTTCGTGGTGGGGCCCAACAACAATCTGGCGCACGCGGCGGCGGTGGCGGTGGCCGAATCGCCCGGGCGGGCTTACAACCCGCTGTTCATCTACGGCGACGTGGGGCTCGGCAAGACGCACCTGATGCACGCGGTCGGTCACTACGTCTCGGAACGGCACCCGGAGATGCGCATCGAATACGTATCGACCGAGACCTTCACCAACGACTTGATCAATGCGATCCGTGAGGACCGCATGACCGCCTTCCGCAACCGCTACCGCTCCATCGACCTGCTCCTGGTCGACGACATCCAGTTCCTCGCCGGCAAGGAGCGCACGCAGGAGGAGTTCTTTCACACCTTCAACGCCCTGCACGAAAACCACAAACAGATCATCCTCTCGAGCGATCGGCCACCGCGCGACATCCAGACCCTGGAGAACCGCCTGCGGTCACGCTTCGAGTGGGGACTGATCACCGACATCCAGAGCCCCGAGTTCGAGACCCGGGTGGCGATCCTGAAAATGAACGCCGAGTTCCGGCGCATCAACGTACCGCAAGACGTGCTCGAGCTGATCGCCAAGCAGGTCACGTCCAACATCCGCGAGCTCGAGGGGGCCCTGATGCGGGTGATTGCCTTCGCCAGCCTCAACAACGTGGAGATTACCCGGGCCGTGGCCGCCAAGGCGCTGTTCGAGGTGTTCACGGCCACCGAGATTCACCTCGAGATGCGCGACATCGTCAAGGCGGTGGCCGATCACTACGGCATGTCGGTGGAAGTTCTCAAGGGTTCGAGTCGGACCCGCGACGTGGTGGTTCCGCGGCAGATCGCCATGTACCTGATCCGCGACATGACCACGCATTCCCTGCCCGAGATCGGTCAGTTCTTTGGCCGGGACCACTCGACCGTGCTGTATACCACGCAGAAACTCAGCGAGCAGATCGGCAAGGACAGCGAGCTCAGCGCGGCGGTTCAGGCGCTGCGGCAACGGCTTCAGGGCCTGGAATCAGAGGTCTAGACAAGACCTCTTTTTTCTTGTGCGAGTCTTCACTTACTGTGGATAACCCTGTGGATAACCCTGTGGATAAGTTGTGGATAACCCTGTGGAAAACTACCCCCTCTTGGAACCTGTGGATAACCTCGGGGTTTTTCCACAGGTTATCCACAGGCAAAGCCG from Deinobacterium chartae encodes:
- the rsmI gene encoding 16S rRNA (cytidine(1402)-2'-O)-methyltransferase, which encodes MPHVTLVPTPVGNLSDITLRALEVLKNADAVAAEDTRVSGSLLRHYGIDKPLVRLDQHTMRSRAPGVLEQYPRLAFVTDAGTPGISDPGEELVRIVLEAGGTVEVLPGATALIPALVLSGFSTARFHFEGFMPRSGRERRERLAELVDRTVTSVFYESPHRLVDTLEELAALAPGRAVSVTRELSKKFEETYRGSLEEAAAHFAGGVKGEVVVVLSGAAPRDPHAGVDFRGLARAAALEGKSTREIRDLLVQSGLRKNDAYVLALEAIGAAQ
- the pfkA gene encoding 6-phosphofructokinase; the encoded protein is MKRIAVLTSGGDAPGMNAAIRAVVRSAACQGIEVVGVRRGFTGTIEGDLRLLGPRDVANIIQRGGTILGTARSHRFRSPEGRAQAAENLRNFGVEGLVVIGGDGSFHGAHYLMEEQGIPVVGLPGTIDNDLYGTDYTIGYDTAVETALGAIDKLRDTAASHDRIFVVEVMGRKAGHIALDVAIAGGAEEVLIPEDNLPIERVIESIRQSIERGKTSSIVIVAEGVDGGAMRVRDLIEQGTGLEARATILGHIQRGGTPTSADRILASRLGDAAVSALASGTRGVMLGIVNNRIVETPLPETWERHKDVNRELYRCAKILAI
- a CDS encoding deoxyguanosinetriphosphate triphosphohydrolase; translation: MFSRLALAQRERATLAPYATFSDQSRGRRFEEAESAFRTPFQKDRDRVLHTTAFRRLEYKTQVFVNYEGDYYRTRLTHTLEVAQVARSLSLALGLNETLAETIALAHDLGHPPFGHAGEHILDQLMRARGAGGFEHNRQSLRIVTKLEKRYPDFEGLNLSWETLEGIVKHETVYDAPDGAGTADEYEPQWRPSLEAQVANVSDETAYNAHDLDDGLRSGLITPTDLVGLRLWDHFTSELGFDPYRVSELERRILIRELLGWIITDLIEESQRRLEAAGIRTLEDVRAHRAPLIGHTPEAEAMLKELKAFLYERLYHHYRVVRQVHKAEHFLTTLFGAYTSRPAILPPEVRANIERRGLERAVCDYLAGMTDRYAMDEYTRLYAPYQRT
- a CDS encoding ribonuclease J, with the translated sequence MSDKYVEVIPLGGMGEIGKNMFAFRYADEILIVDGGLAFPDAHMLGIDLLIPKIDYLQQNADLIKGWVLTHGHEDHIGAMPYIVPRLPRVPIYGARLTLGLLKEKFAEFGIKDTMVDLREVDPDEKLRIGKHFTVDLFRITHSIPDNSGMVIHTPVGRIVHTGDFKIEHHPPDGKPSHLAKIAAAGSEGVLLLISDSTNAERPGQTTSEAEVASTIDKIVSSAKGRVFVTTFASHTHRIQNILQIAEKHRRRVVMEGRSMIKYAQVAQSLGYMKLSHPLISTDEMGDLADDQVLFLCTGSQGQPMSVLSRLAMGTHAKLALKRGDTVIMSSSPIPGNEEAVNTVINRLYEIGVEVYHPPTYRVHASGHGSQEELKLIFNLTTPRYFLPWHGEPRHQVNHARLAQSMPTPPQRTIIARNGDVVRVGRDEFKVTGRVPAGAVYVDGLGVGDISDEIIQDRMAMSGDGVLIVTAVLHPTPHVELISRGFVKSNRDLEASIRKVAVEVLETGVREKRRMEDIRDDLYGAVRRFVRKVTGRNPVLIPVLVE
- a CDS encoding VanW family protein produces the protein MTFRLLVLAVTVACSTAFAAKPISLVFSAKLPVLGLGLDDHLTVVRRLEIPQERSDQLRRARRITPSLRADLERFARGIDRAPADTRFEALKNRWGAVQRDGWTVDLAATETALLEVLQDASRGQVNVVYTSTPPTRTVEFFRKRGIMTLLGEGVSSYAGSSAARVTNIHVGARNFQDRLFEGEVFSFNRMVGNINARAGYVAGIVISGDSTASGVGGGICQVSTTVFRSLFAAGLPIKERKNHSYQIHYYHPTGLDATIYQPTVDLKFTNDTQGALWFQTEWDDRRARLVVRTFGKPRRERVVIGDPVILSSTPVPPNRFVTDARLAPGQTRLLEGGARGAVVQVTRRFEDPASGQLIRSETLRSNYRPWPNTYAIGPASDSSARVSSSAR
- a CDS encoding ParB/RepB/Spo0J family partition protein, translating into MSKKSSLGRGLDALLSRPGAVSEVPGLRAQSLSIERIVQAAYQPRQTFEPEALADLAASIREKGVLQPILVRPRAEDNAFEIVAGERRWRAAQLAGLSEIPAIVRDMSDREALEVAIVENLQREDLGPIEEARAYAALLERGLSQEEVAQAVGKGRSTVANALRLLSLPAAALEALEAGEISAGHARAILAQPEEDRDWALQTILRKKLTVREAEALRREPRPTNELVPRAHAHIERDLSRQIGAKVRIKGEDKGRLELSFHSREELDRLLELLGYQG
- a CDS encoding AAA family ATPase — its product is MKIIGIVNQKGGVGKTTTGVNLAAYLAASGRRVLLVDLDPQANASSGLGARGVEEGVYQALAEPERLRELIQSTPQENLDLLPATPDLAGATVELTETPYALRDLLGRLEGYEVVLIDAPPSLGPLTINVLAAAGALIIPLQAEYYALEGVAGLLESVERVRERLNPELRILGMVITMFDSRTNLAQQVEENVRAHFGELVFWSVVPRNVRLSEAPSYAKPINLYSPLSSGASAYRRLAEEVMQRVQKV
- a CDS encoding RsmG family class I SAM-dependent methyltransferase gives rise to the protein MKQEYKTLALRYAAALDLFGPAVQRDLDLHIASARRYGDFLPQGAEVLDVGSGGGLPGIPLALARPDLTVHLCEIRRRRASFLKIAVAQLGLKNAEVFPGDVRRFPKRLEWVTAQAVADLPGLMALLDTVTTDEWHLITRRPAGWTPPAELGPCVLAFERLQLDSDADLVHLKLKRL